Proteins from a single region of Sphingomonas morindae:
- a CDS encoding L,D-transpeptidase family protein has translation MDFREKARRLALALAGMTICASAAPLPSRAPAAAPTMMGTPGTDASAAMMLPGDAPAATPRWSDDALHQLLAAVEGARDEGLRPQDYQRDMIADLIARHDESPARDALAERAARALAHDYAEGRVRDHARFNWHIERDPAELAALESGLDPAVRADRVADYFQSLLPRDARYQALRDALRDSDPSDLDRVRAIRASMERWRWMPRTLGDRYILVNVPAYRLDLVEDGAVTADHVVVVGAPKTPTPMIASYANAVVVNPWWTLPPTVLAEGKRYSPERGFVTRVVGGRAMIRQKPGPNNALGRVKIDMPNPYAIYLHDTPAKAAFARSDRALSHGCIRVKGIAQLAEALAEDGRVDMALDDEATQTLQLEKSVPVYIAYFTAGTDAEGQFHTFGDPYAQDSALIEALDGSETETMHLASAAP, from the coding sequence ATGGATTTTCGGGAGAAAGCCCGCCGGCTCGCGCTGGCGCTTGCGGGCATGACTATCTGCGCCTCGGCGGCACCTCTGCCGAGCCGGGCTCCTGCGGCCGCCCCCACCATGATGGGCACGCCCGGCACCGACGCCAGCGCCGCGATGATGCTGCCGGGCGATGCACCGGCGGCCACCCCGCGCTGGAGTGATGACGCTCTGCACCAGTTGCTCGCCGCTGTCGAGGGGGCGCGCGACGAAGGGCTGCGCCCGCAGGATTATCAGCGCGACATGATCGCCGACCTGATCGCCCGTCACGACGAGTCGCCCGCGCGCGACGCGCTGGCCGAGCGCGCCGCCCGGGCGCTGGCGCATGATTATGCGGAAGGTCGCGTCCGCGACCATGCCCGCTTCAACTGGCATATCGAGCGCGATCCGGCCGAGCTTGCGGCGCTCGAATCCGGGCTCGATCCGGCGGTGCGCGCGGATCGCGTGGCGGACTATTTCCAGTCGCTGCTGCCGCGCGACGCGCGCTACCAGGCGCTGCGCGACGCGCTCCGCGACTCCGATCCCAGCGATCTCGACCGCGTGCGGGCGATCCGCGCGTCGATGGAGCGGTGGCGCTGGATGCCGCGCACGCTCGGCGATCGCTACATCCTCGTCAACGTGCCCGCCTATCGGCTCGACCTGGTCGAAGATGGCGCGGTGACGGCGGATCATGTCGTGGTGGTCGGCGCACCCAAGACGCCGACGCCGATGATCGCCAGCTATGCCAATGCGGTGGTCGTCAATCCCTGGTGGACGCTGCCGCCCACCGTGCTGGCCGAGGGCAAGCGCTACTCGCCCGAGCGCGGCTTTGTCACGCGCGTCGTCGGCGGCCGCGCGATGATCCGCCAGAAGCCCGGCCCCAACAATGCGCTGGGCCGGGTGAAGATCGACATGCCCAACCCCTATGCCATCTACCTCCACGATACGCCCGCCAAGGCGGCCTTCGCCCGCAGCGACCGCGCGCTCTCGCACGGCTGTATCCGGGTCAAGGGGATCGCGCAGCTGGCCGAGGCGCTGGCCGAGGATGGACGGGTGGACATGGCGCTCGACGATGAGGCGACGCAGACGCTCCAGCTGGAGAAGAGCGTGCCCGTCTACATCGCCTATTTCACCGCCGGAACGGATGCAGAGGGCCAGTTTCATACCTTTGGCGATCCCTATGCGCAGGACTCGGCGCTGATCGAGGCGCTGGACGGCAGTGAAACGGAGACGATGCACCTCGCTTCTGCTGCGCCTTGA
- a CDS encoding D-alanyl-D-alanine carboxypeptidase family protein has protein sequence MMRAVTGVGHAGRVGLPRSNRFSSAARAALLMPLLALAALLLGTGAARAAPRYAAFMIDANSREVLYSNAADEPRHPASLTKMMTLYLTFDALEAGRLRLTDAVPVSRLAAAQQPSRLGLAVGQSLSVDNAISVVAVKSANDIAVALAERIGGSVPRFVAMMNAKARELGMRNTHYANPSGLTDSTNITTARDLAILGLALIQRHPRYYRYFGQRDFQWQRAMLINHNHLLGHMVGMDGIKTGYTVDSGFTLAASAVRGDRRLIAIVLGEPSLAARNRDVTALIEAGFSVLDRRALGQSVTVASVLPTLSHPALRIEPVIEQGSSDEPNPPRPRRATRAGPVHHAAARPGHARSATHLRHGAGKASARSGAHGKAKPASRGKTGTKAKSGAKAKGGIKGKGTAAHTTHAKHHR, from the coding sequence ATGATGCGGGCGGTGACGGGCGTGGGCCATGCGGGGCGGGTGGGTCTCCCGCGAAGCAATCGTTTTTCCTCCGCCGCGCGCGCGGCCCTGCTGATGCCGCTGCTCGCCCTGGCGGCGCTGCTGCTCGGCACCGGCGCCGCCCGCGCCGCGCCGCGCTACGCCGCCTTCATGATCGACGCCAATTCGCGCGAGGTGCTGTACAGCAACGCCGCCGACGAGCCCCGCCACCCCGCCTCGCTGACCAAGATGATGACGCTCTACCTCACCTTCGACGCGCTCGAGGCGGGGCGGCTGCGGTTGACCGATGCGGTGCCGGTGTCGCGCCTCGCGGCCGCGCAGCAGCCGTCGCGCCTCGGCCTCGCCGTCGGCCAGAGCTTGAGCGTCGACAACGCCATTTCGGTGGTGGCGGTGAAGAGCGCCAACGACATCGCCGTGGCGCTGGCCGAGCGGATCGGCGGCTCGGTGCCGCGCTTCGTGGCGATGATGAACGCCAAGGCGCGCGAGCTTGGCATGCGCAACACGCATTATGCCAACCCCTCGGGGCTCACCGACAGCACCAACATCACTACCGCGCGCGATCTCGCCATTCTCGGCCTCGCGCTGATCCAGCGCCATCCCCGCTACTATCGCTATTTCGGCCAGCGCGATTTCCAGTGGCAGCGCGCCATGCTGATCAACCACAATCATCTGCTCGGGCACATGGTCGGCATGGACGGGATCAAGACGGGCTATACCGTCGATTCGGGCTTCACGCTGGCCGCCTCGGCGGTGCGCGGCGATCGCCGGCTGATCGCCATCGTGCTCGGCGAGCCCAGCCTCGCCGCGCGCAACCGCGACGTGACCGCGCTGATCGAGGCGGGCTTCTCGGTGCTCGATCGGCGCGCGCTCGGCCAGTCGGTGACGGTCGCCTCGGTGCTGCCGACGCTTTCCCACCCCGCGCTGCGGATCGAGCCGGTGATCGAGCAGGGATCGTCGGACGAGCCGAACCCGCCGCGTCCGCGCCGCGCCACGCGCGCCGGTCCGGTCCACCACGCCGCCGCCCGCCCCGGCCACGCGCGCTCGGCCACGCATCTCCGGCACGGCGCCGGCAAGGCCTCGGCCAGGAGCGGCGCGCACGGCAAGGCCAAGCCCGCGAGCCGGGGCAAGACGGGCACCAAGGCCAAGAGCGGCGCCAAGGCCAAGGGTGGCATCAAGGGCAAGGGCACAGCCGCCCACACGACCCACGCCAAGCACCATCGCTGA
- the pstS gene encoding phosphate ABC transporter substrate-binding protein PstS — protein sequence MFKTFVALAGVAAMAGTTAFAADISGAGATFPAPIYAKWAEAYKAQTGVGLNYQAIGSGGGIKQIKAKTVDFGASDKPLKPEDLSASGLYQFPTVMGGVVPVVNLPGIAPGQLKLTGPLLAAIFYGQIKSWNDANIARINPGLKLPALPITVVHRSDGSGTSFLFTSYLAMKSKAWGEKVGASDTVSWPVGLGGKGNDGVSAFVKQTQGAIGYVEYAYAKQNKATYALVQNKVGRFPQPDAPAFAAAAAGAKWAAAPGNYLLLLDQPGANAWPITGATFILVYKDQSNPAQGAQVLKFFDWAYKSGDQAAASLDYVPLPAPVKALMRKQWLTNVTAGGKPVYTPGK from the coding sequence ATGTTCAAGACCTTCGTCGCGCTGGCCGGCGTGGCCGCCATGGCTGGCACCACCGCTTTCGCCGCCGACATCTCGGGCGCCGGCGCCACTTTTCCGGCGCCGATCTACGCGAAGTGGGCCGAGGCCTATAAGGCGCAGACCGGCGTGGGCCTGAACTATCAGGCGATCGGATCGGGCGGCGGCATCAAGCAGATCAAGGCGAAGACCGTTGATTTCGGCGCCTCCGACAAGCCGCTGAAGCCGGAGGATCTGTCGGCCTCGGGTCTCTATCAGTTTCCGACCGTGATGGGCGGCGTGGTGCCGGTGGTGAACCTGCCGGGGATCGCGCCGGGCCAGCTGAAGCTCACCGGCCCGCTGCTCGCCGCCATCTTCTATGGCCAGATCAAGAGCTGGAACGACGCCAACATCGCCCGCATCAACCCGGGCCTCAAGCTGCCGGCGCTGCCGATCACCGTGGTCCACCGTTCGGACGGTTCGGGCACCAGCTTCCTTTTCACCTCCTATCTGGCGATGAAGAGCAAGGCGTGGGGCGAGAAGGTCGGCGCGAGCGACACCGTGTCGTGGCCGGTCGGTCTGGGCGGCAAGGGCAATGACGGCGTGTCCGCCTTCGTGAAGCAGACCCAGGGCGCGATCGGCTATGTCGAATACGCCTATGCCAAGCAGAACAAGGCCACCTACGCGCTGGTGCAGAACAAGGTCGGCCGCTTCCCGCAGCCCGACGCGCCGGCCTTCGCGGCGGCGGCGGCGGGCGCCAAATGGGCGGCGGCGCCGGGCAATTATCTGCTGCTGCTCGACCAGCCGGGCGCCAATGCCTGGCCGATCACCGGCGCCACCTTCATCCTGGTCTACAAGGATCAGTCCAACCCGGCGCAGGGCGCGCAGGTGCTGAAATTCTTCGACTGGGCCTATAAGAGCGGCGACCAGGCCGCCGCCTCGCTGGACTATGTGCCGCTGCCGGCGCCGGTGAAGGCGCTGATGCGCAAGCAGTGGCTGACCAACGTCACCGCCGGCGGCAAGCCGGTCTACACGCCGGGCAAGTAA